In the genome of Rhinolophus ferrumequinum isolate MPI-CBG mRhiFer1 chromosome 24, mRhiFer1_v1.p, whole genome shotgun sequence, one region contains:
- the GM2A gene encoding ganglioside GM2 activator: MPLMRAPLLIALGLLLAGPEALAKVLLDQFSSFSWENCDDGKDPVLIKSLTVEPHPIVEPGNVTISAETQSSIPINAPLKMELTMQKEMAGFWVKVPCMERFGSCTYEDMCNTFDTYVPPGESCPEPLHSYGLPCHCPFKEGTYSLPKSVITLPPLDLPGWLSTGNYRIQNILSSGEKRLGCFKIDVSLAKNAPPAAAE, translated from the exons ATGCCCCTGATGCGGGCTCCGCTCCTGATCGCCCTGGGCTTGCTTCTAGCTGGCCCTGAGGCCCTTGCAAAGGTCTTACTGGACCAG TTCAGTAGCTTTTCCTGGGAGAACTGCGATGATGGGAAGGACCCTGTGCTGATCAAAAGCCTGACTGTGGAGCCTCACCCCATTGTAGAGCCTGGAAATGTGACTATCAGTGCTGAGACGCAGTCGAGTATCCCCATCAATGCTCCTCTGAAG ATGGAATTAACGATGCAGAAGGAAATGGCTGGCTTCTGGGTCAAAGTCCCGTGTATGGAACGATTCGGTAGCTGTACCTATGAAGATATGTGCAATACATTTGACACTTACGTTCCCCCTGGAGAATCCTGCCCAGAGCCCCTGCACTCCTATGGGCTTCCCTGCCACTGTCCCTTCAAAGAA GGCACATACTCCCTGCCCAAGAGTGTTATCACCCTGCCCCCGCTGGACCTGCCCGGCTGGCTCAGTACTGGAAACTACCGCATCCAGAACATCCTGAGCAGCGGCGAGAAACGTCTGGGCTGTTTCAAGATCGATGTCTCTCTAGCAAAAAATGCGCCACCAGCTGCAGCAGAATGA